One Nicotiana sylvestris chromosome 12, ASM39365v2, whole genome shotgun sequence genomic window carries:
- the LOC104214252 gene encoding probable zinc metalloprotease EGY1, chloroplastic yields the protein MGTLTSCSFSTMNIRFRLNPPVNHSFSRRIQLKRMSKRNFGRLIIRCSSGNGSSNNNGSSSDGKLEKDSSNLATVTEETTEERNGGGGASGVENDSEDSPVSISSRPTISTVGSTYNNFQVDSFKLMELLGPEKVDPSDVKIIKEKLFGYSTFWVTKEEPFGDLGEGILFLGNLRGKREDVFAKLQSQLSEIMGDKYNLFMVEEPNSEGPDPRGGPRVSFGMLRKEVSEPGPTTLWQYVIAFLLFLLTIGSSVELGIASQITRLPPEVVKYFTDPNAIEPPDMQLLLPFVDSAIPLAYGVLGVQLFHEIGHFLAAFPRNVKLSIPFFIPNITLGSFGAITQFKSILPDRKAKVDISLVGPFAGAALSSSMFAVGLLLSSNPAASGELVQVPSTLFQGSLLLGLISRATLGYGAMHGAMVSIHPLVIAGWCGLTTSAFNMLPVGCLDGGRAVQGAFGKGSLIGFGLATYTLLGLGVLGGPLSLPWGLYVLICQRTPEKPCLNDVTEVGTWRKAALGVAIFLVVLTLLPVWDELAEELGIGLVTSF from the exons ATGGGAACGCTAACGAGCTGCAGTTTCAGCACAATGAATATAAGGTTCCGTTTGAATCCTCCAGTTAATCACAGTTTCAGTCGAAGAATCCAATTGAAGAGAATGTCCAAACGGAATTTCGGTAGATTGATTATTAGGTGTAGTAGTGGAAATGGCAGTAGCAATAACAATGGCAGCAGTAGCGATGGGAAATTGGAAAAGGATTCTTCAAATTTAGCTACAGTTACTGAAGAAACCACTGAAGAAAGGAACGGCGGCGGTGGCGCCAGCGGTGTGGAAAATGATTCCGAGGATTCTCCGGTGTCAATTTCTTCCAGA CCAACAATATCCACGGTTGGATCAACTTATAATAATTTCCAAGTAGATTCTTTTAAGTTGATGGAACTTCTTGGACCAGAAAAGGTTGATCCCAGTGATGtgaagataattaaggaaaagtTATTTGGCTACTCTACTTTTTGGGTGACTAAAGAAGAACCATTTGGAGATCTTGGAGAGGGCATTCTTTTCCTTGGGAATCTTAGAGGAAAGAGGGAGGATGTTTTTGCCAAACTTCAGAGTCAGTTATCAGAAATTATGGGTGATAAGTACAACCTGTTCATGGTGGAAGAGCCTAATTCAGAGGGGCCAGACCCACGTGGTGGGCCCAGAGTTAGCTTTGGTATGCTGCGGAAAGAAGTTTCTGAACCAGGTCCAACAACTCTCTGGCAATATGTAATTGCTTTTCTGTTGTTCCTTCTCACAATTGGTTCCTCTGTGGAGCTAGGAATTGCATCTCAG ATAACTCGCCTTCCTCCTGAGGTAGTTAAGTACTTTACGGATCCAAATGCAATTGAACCACCAGATATGCAGCTTTTACTACCGTTTGTGGATTCTGCTATACCACTGGCATATGGTGTGTTGGGCGTGCAGTTATTTCAT GAAATTGGGCATTTTCTGGCTGCGTTTCCAAGGAATGTGAAATTAAGCATTCCTTTCTTTATTCCAAACATCACTCTTGGAAGCTTTGGAGCAATCACTCAG TTCAAATCTATTCTTCCTGATCGAAAAGCAAAGGTAGATATTTCGCTTGTGGGTCCTTTTGCTGGTGCTGCATTGTCTTCTTCAATGTTTGCGGTTGGCCTGTTACTCTCATCCAATCCTGCTGCTTCTGGAGAGTTGGTTCAGGTTCCTAGCACACTTTTCCAGGGATCTTTGCTTCTTGGGCTTATTAGCAGAGCCACTCTTGGTTATGG AGCAATGCATGGAGCAATGGTTTCAATCCATCCTCTTGTGATTGCTGGCTG GTGTGGTTTGACTACGTCGGCTTTTAATATGCTACCAGTTGGATGTCTTGATGGTGGGAGAGCTGTGCAG GGAGCCTTTGGGAAAGGATCACTTATTGGTTTTGGTTTGGCGACATACACACTTCTGGGCTTGGGCGTG CTTGGTGGACCTCTGTCACTTCCTTGGGGATTATATGTGCTTATATGTCAG AGGACACCAGAGAAACCATGCTTGAACGATGTAACAGAGGTCGGAACTTGGAGAAAAGCAGCTCTTGGTGTGGCTATATTCCTTGTAGTATTGACTCTTCTTCCTGTATGGGATGAACTTGCAGAAGAACTAGGTATAGGTCTTGTAACCAGCTTTTGA